In one window of Halomarina pelagica DNA:
- a CDS encoding ArsR/SmtB family transcription factor, producing the protein MEAVLWYVLTGTRGGTNRARILRALDERPRNANRLAEELDLHYETVRHHLDVLVDNGIVRDSGEDDGAIYLPTDEARRNWELVEEIIEKVE; encoded by the coding sequence ATGGAGGCCGTTCTGTGGTACGTGCTCACGGGGACGCGCGGCGGGACGAACCGCGCGCGCATCCTGCGGGCGCTCGACGAGCGGCCACGGAACGCCAACCGACTCGCGGAGGAACTCGACCTCCACTACGAGACGGTTCGACACCACCTCGACGTCCTCGTCGACAACGGGATCGTCAGGGACAGCGGCGAGGACGACGGGGCGATCTACCTCCCGACCGACGAAGCGCGGCGCAACTGGGAACTCGTAGAGGAGATCATCGAGAAGGTCGAATGA
- a CDS encoding uracil-DNA glycosylase, translated as MDAEQDTLVNPFGMDEACTNCPELCETRERVVHGYGPVDAEFLVVGEMPGPEADASGVPFDGTPVLDVLERVGFVERSGDDVRAENAFLTFLTRCRHPDRGPTDEEVLACDGYLTAEIRMINPEIIVPVGQRVCEALATEYTTRDPDDFDVEAEHATTVRGRGFELVPLHPDPDEDQREAFVEHLRELLGRDYRQTKGRRGR; from the coding sequence ATGGACGCGGAGCAGGACACCCTCGTCAACCCCTTCGGGATGGACGAGGCGTGCACGAACTGTCCGGAACTGTGCGAGACGCGCGAGCGGGTCGTCCACGGCTACGGCCCGGTGGACGCGGAGTTCCTGGTCGTCGGCGAGATGCCCGGGCCGGAAGCGGACGCCTCGGGCGTGCCGTTCGACGGAACGCCCGTCCTCGACGTGCTCGAACGGGTCGGGTTCGTGGAGCGATCCGGCGACGACGTGCGCGCCGAGAACGCGTTCCTCACCTTCCTCACGCGCTGTCGCCACCCCGACCGCGGCCCGACCGACGAGGAGGTGCTCGCCTGCGACGGCTACCTCACCGCCGAGATCCGGATGATCAACCCCGAGATCATCGTGCCCGTGGGCCAGCGCGTCTGCGAGGCGCTGGCGACGGAGTACACGACGCGCGATCCCGACGACTTCGACGTCGAGGCCGAGCACGCGACCACGGTTCGAGGGCGGGGGTTCGAACTCGTCCCGCTCCACCCCGACCCGGACGAAGATCAGCGGGAGGCGTTCGTCGAGCACCTGCGCGAGTTGCTCGGGCGCGACTACCGCCAGACGAAGGGGCGACGCGGGCGATAG
- the aroC gene encoding chorismate synthase, whose protein sequence is MNGNQFGRLFRVTTYGESHGPAMGVTVSGCPAGLELSAEDVQRELDRRKPGQSMITTSRDEPDAVEIQSGIQDGYTTGTPIGMTIQNKDARSGKYEPFVTAPRPSHGDFTYSAKFGTRNWGGGGRSSARETVNWVAAGAIAGKVLDRFGVRVKAHVDQIGDVRAPEVSFEEMLEHAEENPVRCAHPETAEEMLEVIERYQREGDSIGGSIYFEARGVPRGLGAPRFDSVPARLGRAMMAVPAATAFEFGLGRGARSVSGHERNEDWTLDTDGDPVPVGNDHGGIQGGITTGEPIYGEVTLHAPTSIPKEQTTVDWETGEEKQVQVIGRHDPVLPPRGVPVVEAMLNLTLLDFMLLGGRINPDRLDDRPGEYDTDYHPSSPLNEEREE, encoded by the coding sequence ATGAACGGGAACCAGTTCGGGCGGCTCTTCCGGGTCACCACCTACGGGGAGAGCCACGGCCCCGCCATGGGCGTCACCGTCTCCGGCTGTCCGGCGGGCCTCGAACTCTCGGCGGAGGACGTCCAGCGCGAACTCGACCGACGCAAGCCCGGCCAGTCGATGATCACCACCTCGCGGGACGAACCCGACGCCGTCGAGATCCAGTCGGGGATCCAGGACGGCTACACCACCGGCACGCCGATCGGGATGACCATCCAAAACAAGGACGCCCGCTCGGGCAAGTACGAGCCCTTCGTCACCGCGCCGCGACCCAGCCACGGCGACTTCACCTACTCGGCGAAGTTCGGCACGCGCAACTGGGGCGGCGGCGGCCGCTCCAGCGCGCGCGAGACGGTCAACTGGGTCGCCGCCGGCGCGATCGCGGGGAAGGTGCTCGACCGCTTCGGCGTGCGGGTGAAGGCCCACGTCGACCAGATCGGCGACGTGCGCGCCCCCGAGGTCTCCTTCGAGGAGATGCTCGAACACGCGGAGGAGAACCCCGTACGCTGCGCCCACCCCGAGACGGCCGAGGAGATGCTCGAGGTCATAGAGCGCTACCAGCGGGAGGGCGACTCCATCGGCGGGTCGATCTACTTCGAGGCCCGCGGCGTCCCCCGCGGACTCGGCGCGCCGCGGTTCGACTCCGTTCCCGCCCGCCTCGGGAGGGCGATGATGGCAGTCCCGGCCGCCACGGCCTTCGAGTTCGGCCTCGGGCGCGGGGCGCGCTCGGTCTCGGGACACGAGCGCAACGAGGACTGGACACTGGATACCGACGGCGACCCCGTCCCGGTCGGCAACGACCACGGCGGCATCCAGGGCGGCATCACCACCGGCGAACCGATCTACGGCGAGGTGACGCTGCACGCGCCCACCTCCATCCCGAAGGAACAGACCACGGTCGACTGGGAGACCGGCGAAGAGAAGCAAGTGCAGGTCATCGGCCGCCACGACCCCGTGCTCCCGCCGCGCGGGGTCCCGGTCGTGGAGGCGATGCTCAACCTCACGCTCCTCGACTTCATGCTGCTCGGCGGGCGGATCAACCCCGACCGACTCGACGACCGCCCCGGCGAGTACGACACCGACTACCACCCGAGCAGCCCGCTGAACGAGGAGCGCGAGGAGTAG
- a CDS encoding sodium:solute symporter family transporter, with protein MTLAPGASASPLQAIPVANDPYVLLFGTAYMLLVLAIGVWGYLQTESTSDFLITGKSIGTWVLALTAFSVIQSGFGFVGGPELVYLGGSTALWIFFTAPIGFLLTWVVLAKRMRILADLRDVLTLADGMYVRYESDAVRGLTGLAVIVGVVAYLATNLAALQYVMRAIFGLDVTVGLFAGALILLFYSMLGGMIAGVWTDFVQAITMIVGAVLVFFFAVSFGGGMETISRNLASADPSLVSPFGALGAPEASTSAIVFTALGWWILFSVGSAGQPHLITKFYMSRNLKILRWGAPIAAVSYAVSSLLAFSTGLSMRSMVEAGNVAEPASASIVGPLFVLEYTPGVVAGLILAALLAAIMSTSDSFLNIGAAAISRDLPRAFGSTIESDRVELRVTQAALVFLTITSTLVVFYSSELVGILGTIGWGFFAAAIFPIAALGMNWKGATRWGAILAAVGGMGVNLLFSAVPRIADQIGLGGLAEAVRTFYGALFVGLPVGVVALLLATILFVVGSLATQRGSRVPADIAALMER; from the coding sequence GTGACGCTCGCGCCCGGCGCGTCGGCGTCGCCCCTCCAGGCGATCCCGGTCGCGAACGACCCGTACGTCCTCCTCTTCGGGACGGCGTACATGCTGCTCGTGCTCGCCATCGGGGTCTGGGGGTACCTCCAGACCGAGAGCACGAGCGACTTCCTCATCACCGGGAAGTCCATCGGGACCTGGGTGCTCGCGCTCACCGCCTTCTCCGTCATCCAGTCGGGCTTCGGGTTCGTCGGGGGTCCGGAACTGGTCTACCTCGGCGGGTCGACCGCCCTGTGGATCTTCTTCACCGCACCCATCGGCTTCCTGCTGACGTGGGTCGTCCTCGCGAAGCGCATGCGCATCCTCGCCGATCTCCGCGACGTGCTGACGCTCGCCGACGGGATGTACGTCCGCTACGAGAGCGACGCCGTCCGGGGGCTGACCGGGCTGGCGGTGATCGTCGGCGTCGTCGCCTACCTCGCGACGAACCTCGCCGCGCTCCAGTACGTCATGCGCGCCATCTTCGGACTCGACGTCACCGTCGGGCTGTTCGCGGGGGCGCTCATCCTGCTGTTCTACAGCATGCTCGGCGGGATGATCGCGGGCGTCTGGACGGACTTCGTCCAGGCGATCACGATGATCGTCGGCGCGGTGCTCGTGTTCTTCTTCGCCGTCTCCTTCGGCGGCGGGATGGAGACCATCTCGCGCAACCTCGCCAGCGCCGATCCGTCGCTCGTCTCCCCGTTCGGCGCGCTCGGCGCGCCGGAGGCGTCGACCTCGGCCATCGTCTTCACCGCGCTCGGCTGGTGGATCCTCTTCTCGGTCGGGTCGGCGGGCCAGCCCCACCTCATCACGAAGTTCTACATGAGCCGCAACCTGAAGATCCTCCGATGGGGCGCGCCGATCGCGGCCGTCTCCTACGCCGTCTCGAGCCTGCTCGCGTTCTCGACGGGCCTGTCGATGCGCTCGATGGTCGAGGCGGGGAACGTCGCCGAACCCGCGAGCGCCTCGATCGTCGGCCCGCTGTTCGTGCTGGAGTACACCCCCGGCGTCGTCGCGGGGCTCATCCTCGCGGCGCTGCTCGCGGCGATCATGTCGACGAGCGACTCCTTCCTCAACATCGGCGCGGCGGCCATCTCGCGGGACCTCCCGCGCGCGTTCGGTTCGACCATCGAGAGCGACCGCGTCGAACTGCGCGTCACGCAGGCGGCGCTCGTCTTCCTCACCATCACGTCCACCCTGGTGGTGTTCTACTCGAGCGAACTCGTCGGCATCCTCGGGACGATCGGCTGGGGCTTCTTCGCCGCCGCCATCTTCCCCATCGCGGCGCTCGGGATGAACTGGAAGGGCGCGACGCGGTGGGGCGCGATCCTCGCCGCCGTCGGCGGCATGGGCGTGAACCTGCTGTTCAGCGCCGTCCCGCGGATCGCGGACCAGATCGGCCTGGGCGGACTGGCGGAGGCGGTCCGGACCTTCTACGGAGCGCTGTTCGTCGGCCTCCCGGTCGGCGTGGTGGCGCTGCTCCTCGCCACGATCCTGTTCGTCGTCGGCTCGCTGGCGACGCAGCGCGGAAGCCGCGTGCCGGCCGACATCGCCGCGCTCATGGAGCGATGA
- a CDS encoding acyl-CoA synthetase codes for MTWHVSLDYDTYEAARESFAWDIPDDYNLAHDLLRKHDDADAPALHQRYPDGRRETFTFDDLDRLSNQLAHGLADLGVERGDRVAVVLSQRPENVLTHLACWKIGAVSLPLSVLFGEDALRYRLGDSGATAVVADPDRTDAVLAAAADCGALEHVVEAAGGEESEGGGGTDAAGGADAATATDGTLAFDAVRAGQPDDFALAETDADTPAVVLYTSGSTGPPKGVLHGHGVWVGHCPAFAMYFERDLAGTYWTPADWAWIGALGDLVFPAWHYGQAVVGSPMGKFDPEEAFSILEEFDVTGAFVPPTAIRMMMDVDDPADRYDLSLRAVCSGGEPLTPEILDWADAELGGGGGADGVVVNELYGQTEANLLVCNCRGWFEARPGSMGKPVPGHDVGIVDPETGEEVPTGEVGEIAVRREGDPVVFREYWNLPEKTAAARAGEWHLTGDLGSRDEEGYVWFKARDDDVIITAGYRVGPGEVESALLDHDAVGQVAVVGVPNETRGEVIKAFVQPATGATPGDDLRAELRDLVRDRLAKYEYPREIEFVDELPQTTTGKIQRRKLREREGGTDAT; via the coding sequence ATGACCTGGCACGTATCACTCGACTACGACACGTACGAAGCGGCGCGGGAGTCGTTCGCCTGGGACATCCCGGACGACTACAACCTCGCGCACGACCTGCTCAGAAAGCACGACGACGCCGACGCCCCCGCGCTCCACCAGCGCTACCCCGACGGCCGCCGCGAGACGTTCACCTTCGACGACCTCGATCGGCTGTCGAACCAGTTGGCCCACGGGCTCGCCGACCTCGGCGTCGAGCGGGGCGACCGCGTCGCGGTCGTCCTCTCCCAGCGCCCGGAGAACGTCCTCACGCACCTCGCCTGCTGGAAGATCGGGGCGGTGTCGCTCCCGCTCTCCGTCCTGTTCGGCGAGGACGCCCTGCGCTACCGACTCGGCGATAGCGGCGCGACGGCGGTCGTCGCCGACCCCGACCGGACCGACGCGGTGCTCGCCGCGGCGGCCGACTGCGGCGCGCTGGAGCACGTCGTCGAGGCCGCGGGCGGCGAGGAGAGCGAGGGCGGGGGCGGGACCGACGCCGCTGGCGGGGCGGACGCAGCGACCGCGACCGACGGAACGCTCGCGTTCGACGCCGTCCGCGCCGGTCAGCCCGACGACTTCGCCCTCGCGGAGACGGACGCCGACACGCCGGCCGTCGTGCTGTACACGAGCGGTTCGACCGGCCCGCCGAAGGGCGTCCTCCACGGCCACGGCGTCTGGGTCGGTCACTGCCCCGCGTTCGCGATGTACTTCGAGCGCGACCTCGCGGGGACGTACTGGACGCCAGCAGACTGGGCGTGGATCGGCGCGCTCGGCGACCTCGTCTTCCCGGCGTGGCACTACGGCCAGGCGGTCGTCGGCTCCCCGATGGGGAAGTTCGACCCCGAGGAGGCGTTCTCGATCCTGGAGGAGTTCGACGTGACGGGGGCGTTCGTCCCGCCGACGGCCATCCGGATGATGATGGACGTGGACGACCCGGCCGACCGCTACGACCTCTCGCTGCGCGCGGTCTGCTCAGGCGGCGAGCCGCTCACCCCCGAGATCCTCGATTGGGCCGACGCGGAACTCGGCGGGGGCGGGGGAGCGGACGGCGTGGTGGTGAACGAACTCTACGGACAGACCGAGGCGAACCTGCTCGTCTGCAACTGCCGCGGCTGGTTCGAGGCCCGCCCCGGGAGCATGGGGAAGCCCGTCCCCGGCCACGACGTGGGGATCGTCGATCCCGAGACGGGCGAGGAGGTCCCGACCGGGGAGGTCGGCGAGATCGCCGTCCGGCGGGAGGGCGATCCGGTGGTGTTCCGGGAGTACTGGAACCTGCCGGAGAAGACCGCCGCCGCCCGGGCGGGCGAGTGGCACCTGACCGGCGACCTTGGCTCCCGCGACGAGGAGGGCTACGTCTGGTTCAAGGCGCGAGACGACGACGTCATCATCACCGCCGGGTACCGCGTCGGCCCGGGGGAGGTAGAGAGCGCGCTGCTCGACCACGACGCGGTCGGACAGGTCGCCGTCGTCGGCGTCCCGAACGAGACGCGCGGCGAGGTGATCAAGGCGTTCGTCCAGCCGGCGACCGGCGCGACCCCCGGCGACGACCTCCGGGCGGAGCTGCGGGACCTCGTGCGCGACCGCCTCGCGAAGTACGAGTACCCCCGCGAGATCGAGTTCGTCGACGAACTCCCGCAGACGACGACCGGGAAGATCCAGCGGCGGAAGCTCCGCGAGCGCGAGGGCGGAACCGATGCGACCTGA
- a CDS encoding MTH1187 family thiamine-binding protein has protein sequence MTVIALLSVAPVREGSMSEEVAKAVAALDDFDVSYETNPMGTVIEADSIDDLFDAVRAAHTAVEADRVSTFLKIDDKRASDESAREKVEAVEEHLGRPARSGE, from the coding sequence ATGACCGTCATCGCGCTACTCAGCGTCGCGCCCGTCCGCGAGGGGAGCATGAGCGAGGAGGTGGCGAAGGCCGTCGCCGCCCTCGACGACTTCGACGTGTCCTACGAGACGAACCCGATGGGGACCGTGATCGAGGCCGACTCGATCGACGACCTGTTCGACGCGGTGCGGGCGGCCCACACCGCCGTCGAGGCCGACCGCGTGAGCACGTTCCTGAAGATCGACGACAAGCGCGCGAGCGACGAATCCGCACGCGAGAAGGTCGAGGCCGTCGAGGAGCACCTCGGGCGGCCTGCGAGGAGCGGGGAGTAG